A genomic segment from Bacillota bacterium encodes:
- the rpmB gene encoding 50S ribosomal protein L28, which produces MARVCRVCGKGAMTGFNVSKSNRHTHRRWLPNLHRRRIVLDGRVERAYVCTRCLKRGKVQLAL; this is translated from the coding sequence GTGGCACGGGTCTGCCGTGTATGCGGAAAGGGCGCGATGACCGGCTTCAACGTCAGCAAGTCCAACCGGCACACCCACCGGCGGTGGCTTCCCAACCTTCACCGGCGGCGCATCGTGTTGGACGGGCGGGTGGAGCGCGCCTACGTCTGCACGCGCTGCCTGAAGAGGGGCAAAGTGCAGCTCGCCCTGTGA
- a CDS encoding Asp23/Gls24 family envelope stress response protein, which yields MSVTLTNEYGRIELAEEALSAIAGYAARECYGIVGVAARSVPDGIAELLGLESVHRGVEIRIEEGDEVVVNLFVIVEYGVNILQVARNVMEQVRHQLERLSGLRVTGVNVHVQGVRVAEQDRRRTHESFSRRA from the coding sequence TTGAGTGTCACCTTGACCAACGAATACGGTCGCATTGAACTGGCCGAGGAGGCCCTTTCGGCCATCGCCGGGTACGCCGCGCGGGAGTGCTACGGGATCGTGGGGGTCGCGGCACGCAGCGTGCCGGACGGCATCGCCGAACTGCTCGGCCTTGAAAGCGTACATCGGGGCGTCGAGATCCGGATCGAGGAAGGCGACGAGGTGGTCGTCAATCTGTTCGTCATCGTGGAGTACGGGGTCAACATCTTGCAGGTGGCGCGCAACGTGATGGAGCAGGTGCGCCACCAGCTGGAACGGCTCTCGGGGCTGCGGGTGACCGGTGTCAACGTCCACGTGCAGGGGGTCCGGGTGGCCGAGCAAGACCGGCGGCGCACGCACGAGAGTTTCTCGCGGAGGGCGTAA